In one Zalophus californianus isolate mZalCal1 chromosome 10, mZalCal1.pri.v2, whole genome shotgun sequence genomic region, the following are encoded:
- the SDR42E2 gene encoding putative short-chain dehydrogenase/reductase family 42E member 2 has product MKPNPAGSSSEACTAVGRGEKSCPVCQAWGGVSGLGSESGPGPGLGVVPGPGPGPTTVLGPGLGLGAVSRPGPGPGVFLEPGPGPVAASGPGPGPGAVSGHRPGPGAALGPGPGLGPGPGAGSVPGPVPRPGAVPLPGPGVELRPRQESGTGPKPSEPETAPTSAPQQKTQATHRQAPQQKVLVTGGGGYLGFSLGSSLAKSGSSVLLLDLRRPQWELSPGTEFIQADVRDEEALYRAFEGVDCVFHVASYGMSGAEKLQKEQIESINVGGTKLVINVCVRRRVPRLIYTSTVNVVFGGKPIEEGDEDSVPYFPLEKHVDHYSRTKAIADQLTLMANGTPLPGGGTLRTCVLRPPGIYGPEEQRHLPRVASHIKKRLFMFRFGNRRTQMNWVHVHNLVQAHVLAAEALTTAKGYVASGQAYYINDGESVNLFEWMAPLFEKLGYSQPWIQVPTSWVYLTAAVMEYLHLALRPIYSVPPLLTRSEVRSVAVTHTFQIAKARAQLGYAPDKFSFADVVEQYVRSTSQRPCGCSARTLLRLLLGLLLLLGLFALALHLPGLQQYIV; this is encoded by the exons ATGAAGCCCAACCCAGCAGGCTCCTCCTCAGAGGCCTGCACAGCTGTAGGCCGGGGCGAGAAGAGCTGCCCTGTCTGCCAGGCTTGGGGAGGAGTCTCAGGCCTGGGGTCTGAGtcagggcctgggcctgggctgggtgTAGTTCCAGGACCTGGACCAGGGCCTACTACAGTtctggggccggggctggggcttGGTGCTGTGTCCAGACCTGGGCCAGGGCCTGGTGTGTTTCTAGAACCTGGACCAGGGCCTGTTGCTGCTTCAGGACCTGGACCAGGGCCTGGTGCTGTGTCTGGACATAGGCCAGGGCCTGGTGCTGCTTTAGGACCTGGGCCGGGTCTGGGGCCTGGGCCAGGAGCTGGGTCAGTCCCTGGGCCGGTACCTAGGCCAGGAGCTGTACCATTACCTGGGCCAGGGGTAGAGCTTAGGCCCAGACAGGAGTCTGGAACTGGGCCCAAACCCAGTGAGCCAGAGACAGCCCCCACATCAGCACCACAGCAGAAGACTCAGGCCACACACAGGCAGGCCCCTCAGCAGAAGGTTCTGGTGACTGGAGGAGGAGGCTATCTGGGCTTCAGCCTGGGCTCCAGCCTGGCCAAGAGTGGCAGTTCTGTCCTGCTGCTTGACCTCCGCAGACCGCAGTGGGAGCTGTCCCCGGGGACCGAGTTCATCCAG GCGGATGTCCGTGATGAAGAAGCCCTGTATCGTGCCTTCGAAGGGGTGGACTGTGTCTTCCACGTGGCATCCTATGGAATGTCTGGTGCTGAGAAG CTGCAAAAAGAGCAGATTGAGTCTATAAATGTTGGAGGCACCAAACTAGTGATCAATG TCTGTGTCCGTCGGCGGGTCCCAAGGCTCATCTACACCAGCACGGTCAATGTCGTGTTCGGCGGGAAGCCCATAGAAGAGGGTGATGAGGACTCTGTGCCATATTTCCCACTGGAGAAG CACGTGGACCACTACTCACGAACCAAAGCCATCGCTGACCAGCTGACCCTCATGGCCAATGGAACACCTCTCCCAG GAGGAGGCACTCTGCGGACGTGTGTGCTCCGGCCCCCAGGGATCTATGGCCCTGAAGAGCAGAGGCACCTGCCCCGCGTCGCG AGCCACATCAAGAAGAGGCTATTCATGTTCCGATTTGGGAACCGCAGGACGCAGATGAACTGGGTCCACGTGCACAATCTGGTGCAGGCACACGTGCTGGCAGCTGAGGCCCTCACCACGGCCAAGGGCTACGTGGCC AGTGGCCAGGCATACTACATCAATGATGGGGAGAGTGTCAACCTCTTCGAATGGATGGCCCCGCTG TTTGAGAAGCTAGGGTACAGCCAGCCCTGGATCCAGGTGCCTACTTCCTGGGTTTACCTAACAG CCGCAGTGATGGAGTATTTGCACCTGGCCCTGAGGCCCATCTACAGCGTCCCCCCGCTGCTCACCCGGAGCGAG GTGCGCAGCGTGGCGGTGACGCACACCTTCCAGATCGCCAAGGCCCGCGCGCAGCTGGGCTACGCGCCAGACAAGTTCAGCTTCGCCGACGTCGTGGAACAATACGTGCGGTCCACGAGCCAGCGGCCCTGCGGCTGTTCGGCGCGGACGCTCCTACGGCTGCTGCTCGGACTGCTGCTGCTGCTCGGGCTCTTCGCCCTGGCCCTGCACCTGCCAGGCCTGCAGCAGTACATCGTCTGA